The following are encoded together in the Parambassis ranga chromosome 20, fParRan2.1, whole genome shotgun sequence genome:
- the dnajc13 gene encoding dnaJ homolog subfamily C member 13 isoform X2 has translation MNVVKDNKDLACFYTTKHSWRGKYKRVFSVGTHGITTYNPTTLEVTNQWPYGDICGIGPVGKGQGTEFNLTFRKGSGKKSETLKFSTEHRTELLTEALRFRTEFSEGKITGRRYNCYKHHWSDTRKSVSLEVTPGGIDQIDPHTNRVVCSYDYRNVEGFVEVSDYQGGFCILYGGFSRLHLFASEHREEIIRSAIEHAGNFIGIMLRLRKESLTFEDFVTDRLGKYSSDESITSLAEFVVQKITPRHPEPVKRILALTETCLVERDPASYNIVTVKPFGEVFALICDADNPQVFTVEFIRGQIRKFSSTERDSLLASLLDGVRASGNRDVCVKMAPTQRGQRWGLLSMPVDEEVESLHLKFLAAPPNGNFADAVFRFNANISYSGVLHAVTQDGLFSENKEKLISNAILALLTQEAELPALNAELESHFQAIRRLVASKAGFQAFTQLPKSGQGSGLTDATFREKLGVKTVKALKRNNNGVTHAAIDMLCALMCPMHDDYDLRQEQLNKASLLSSKKFLENLLEKFITNVDHGTGALVISSLLDFLTFALCAPYSETTEGQQFDMLLEMVASNGRTLFKLFQHPSMAIVKGAGLVMKAIIEEGDKEIATKMQELALSEGALPRHLHTSLFTISTDQRMLTNRQLSRHLVGLWTAENPVATNLLKRILPTGLLAYLDSPDPVPEKDLDRMHIRDNLKIATDQLNRNKVPEWQRIAGKAAKEVEKFAKEKADLVLMHWRDKMGIAQKEDRNNLNPNQKPVILRKRRQRIKIEANWELFYYRFQLDHARSNLIWNLKTREELRDALESEMRGFSVDRELGNASVISWNHQEFEVKYECLSDEIKIGDYYLRLLLEEDENDESSAIKRSYEFFNELYHRFLLTPKVTMKCLCLQALAIVYGKCYEEIGPFTDTRYIVGMLDRCTDKLERDRLILFLNKLMLNKKNVKEVMDSNGVRILVDLLTMAHLHTSRATVPLQSNVLEAAPDMKRESEKEWYFGNADKERRGPFSFEEMQEFWNTGVLTAKTRCWAQGMDGWRPLQAIPQLKWCLLATGQAVMNETDLATLILNMLITMCSYYPSRDQDNSIIRPLPRIKRMITDNACLPHIVQLLLTFDPILVEKVANVLYLVMQDNPNLQRFYLTGVFFFIMMYTGSNVLPVARFLKYTHLKQAFKSEESKGQDIVQRSVLGPVLPEAMVCYLENYEAERFSEIFLGEFDTPEAIWSSEMRRMMIEKIAAHVADFSPRLQSNTRALYQYCPIPVISFPQLDNELFCNIYYLRHLCDSTRFPNWPIRDPVKLLKDTLEAWKKEVEKKPPSMSVDDAYEVLNLPKGQGQVEESKIRKAYFRLAQKYHPDKNPEGRDMFEKVNKAYEFLCTKSARILDGPDPENIILILKAQSILFNRHKQELEPYKYAGYPMLIKTITMETEDQQLFSKTSPLLPAAAELAFHTVNCSALNAEELRRENGIEVLLEALSRCVAVLTASSKPDDMAVQVCGHICKCYSVAAQFEECREKIIEMPNIIRDLCHILYYGKGLPKTAALAVQCVSSFAVDFFLQTHLYHAGVLWHLLVHLFNYDYTLEESGVQASQDTNQQEVANSLAKLSVVALSRLGGYMQLPHTQDGNNPVSETNGIEGTPPENPTVRKSLAAMLTPYISRKLGAGSPAEVLKLLNSNSENPYLIWNNGTRAELLEFLEAQQEGNIKRSENDKSFGAEFVFSDHGKELIVGEIFVRVYNEQPSFPLEYPKVFAASLLDYVGSQAQYLHTLLAMSQSNKVESQQHAERLRFAEMALEALRNVIKNNPGAESECIGHFKLLFSLLRVHGAGRVQQLVLEVVNTVTSNQECVSNIAESLVLSNLLLLLHSLPSSRQMVLETLYALTSNTKIIKEAMAKGALIYLLDLFCNCTHPQVRTQTAELFSKMTSDKLVGPKVRLTLMRFLPGVFMDAMRDNAEAAVHIFEGTHENPELIWNDNSREKVSTTVREMMLEHFKLQKDNPDVNWKLPEDFTMAYGAGQGELEVGGVFLRIFIAQPGWVLRKPREFLVSLLETLTELLEKNNPNGEALETVTTAAVCLFSAQSQLADQVPPLGHLPRVLAALNHKNNAVPKSSIRLIHVLSDNELCVRSMASLETIGPLMAGMKARTDMAGLACEALNRMFQKEQTELVAQALRVELVPYLLKLLEGIGLETLENPSATKAQIVKALKSMTRSLQYGEQVNEILARSSVWSAFKDQKHDLFISESQTAGYLTGPGVAGYLTAGTGTTVMPSVPPPVDNDIGDQG, from the exons ATGAATGTCgtcaaagacaacaaagacctGGCCTGTTTCTACACCACCAAACACTCCTGGAGGGGAAA GTACAAGCGCGTTTTTTCAGTGGGGACACATGGCATTACCACTTACAACCCTACCACACTAGAAGTAACAAATCAG TGGCCTTATGGGGACATCTGTGGTATCGGGCCAGTTGGGAAAGGTCAGGGGACAGAGTTCAACCTCACGTTCCGCAAAGGCAGCGGCAAGAAGTCGGAAACGCTCAAGTTCTCAACGGAGCATCGAACAGAGCTGCTCACAGAGGCACTG AGATTCAGAACAGAGTTTTCAGAGGGAAAAATAACCGGCAGG CGCTACAATTGCTACAAGCATCATTGGAGTGACACACGGAAATCTGTGAGTTTAGAGGTGACCCCAGGCGGCATAGACCAGATTGACCCCCACACCAACAGAGTTGTGTGCTCCTATGACTATCGAAATGTTGAAGGTTTTGTCGAGGTTTCTGACTACCAGGGAGGTTTTTGCATTCTTTATGGTGGCTTCAGCAGGCTG CATCTGTTTGCCTCGGAGCATCGAGAAGAAATCATCCGCAGTGCCATAGAGCACGCGGGAAACTTCATTGGCATCATGCTACGACTTCGAAAGGAGTCTCTGACCTTTGAGGATTTCGTGACTGACAGGTTGGGGAAGTACAGCTCAGATGAGAGCATCACTTCTCTGGCCGAGTTTGTGGTGCAGAAGATCACACCTCGACACCCG GAGCCTGTTAAGCGTATCCTGGCCCTGACAGAAACATGCTTAGTGGAGAGGGACCCAGCTTCATACAACATAGTCACTGTCAAACCTTTTGGAGAG GTGTTTGCTCTCATCTGTGACGCAGACAACCCTCAGGTGTTTACTGTTGAATTCATCCGAGGTCAGATCAGAAAGTTCTCCTCAACGGAAAG GGACTCTCTGTTAGCCAGCTTACTTGATGGAGTACGTGCATCAGGCAACAGGGACGTGTGCGTCAAGATGGCTCCCACACAGCGAGGGCAAAGATGGGGCTTACTGAGCATGCCtgtggatgaggaggtggagagtTTGCATCTCAAATTCCTGGCAGCACCTCCAA ATGGAAACTTTGCAGATGCAGTGTTCAGATTCAACGCCAACATATCGTACAGCGGAGTGCTGCATGCAGTAACCCAAGAT GGTCTTTTCTCCGAGAACAAAGAGAAACTCATCAGCAACGCCATACTGGCTCTGTTAACCCAGGAGGCAGAGCTGCCGGCGCTTAACGCGGAACTGGAAAGCCATTTTCAGGCCATTCGACGCTTGGTGGCCTCCAAGGCTGGCTTCCAGGCTTTCACCCAGCTGCCTAA GTCTGGTCAAGGGTCTGGACTCACAGACGCAAC GTTCAGGGAAAAGTTGGGAGTAAAGACggtaaaagctttaaaaaggAACAACAATGGTGTGACACATGCTGCTATAGACATGCTCTGTGCTCTGATGTGT CCAATGCATGATGATTATGACCTGAGGCAGGAGCAGCTGAACAAGGCCTCCCTGCTGTCTTCCAAGAAGTTCTTAGAAAACCTTCTTGAAAAATTCATCACTAATGTG gacCATGGAACAGGAGCACTGGTCATCAGCTCCTTGTTGGATTTCTTAACATTTGCCCTGTGTGCGCCCTACAGTGAAACCACAGAGGGGCAACAGTTTGACATGCTGCTTGAGATGGTTGCCTCCAATGGACGAACATTATTTAAACTGTTCCAG CATCCCTCAATGGCAATCGTGAAGGGGGCAGGCCTGGTGATGAAAGCCATCATTGAG GAAGGAGACAAGGAAATAGCCACTAAGATGCAAGAGCTGGCCTTGAGTGAAGGGGCTCTACCGAGGCATCTGCACACATCTTTGTTCACCATCAGCACAGACCAGCGGATGCTTACCAACAG GCAACTTAGCCGTCACCTGGTGGGACTGTGGACAGCGGAGAACCCGGTAGCCACAAACCTCCTGAAGAGGATACTG CCAACAGGCTTGTTGGCTTACCTAGACAGTCCTGACCCTGTTCCAGAGAAAGATTTGGACCGAATGCACATACGCGACAACCTGAAGATCGCAACG GACCAGCTAAATAGAAACAAGGTGCCTGAGTGGCAACGAATTGCAGGGAAAGCAGCCAAAGAAGTAGAGAAGTTTGCCAAGGAGAAAGCTGATCTGGTGTTGATGCACTGGAGAGATAAGATGGGCATAGCCCAGAAGGAG GACAGAAATAACCTG AATCCAAACCAAAAGCCTGTCATCCTGCGGAAGCGGCGGCAGAGAATAAAGATTGAAGCGAACTGGGAGCTCTTCTACTACAG ATTCCAGCTAGACCATGCACGCTCCAACCTCATCTGGAACCTGAAAACAAGAGAGGAGCTGCGTGATGCTCTGGAGTCAGAGATGCGTGGTTTCAGTGTGGACCGCGAGCTCGGCAACGCCTCCGTCATCTCATGGAACCATCAGGAGTTTGAG GTGAAGTATGAGTGCCTTTCAGATGAGATAAAGATTGGGGATTATTACCTGcgtctgctgctggaggaggatgaAAATGACGAATCGAGTGCCATCAAGAGATC ATATGAGTTCTTCAACGAACTCTACCATCGCTTTTTGCTTACACCCAAAGTTACGATGAAGTGCCTGTGCCTACAGGCGCTTGCTATAGTCTACGGAAAGTGCTACGAAGAGATCGGCCCCTTCACAGACACGCGATACATCGTGGGCATGTTGGACCGG TGTACAGACAAGCTGGAAAGAGACAGACTCATCCTTTTCCTCAACAAGCTGATGCTCAACAAG AAAAATGTGAAGGAGGTGATGGACTCCAATGGAGTTCGTATCTTGGTGGATCTGCTTACCATGGCCCATCTGCATACCAGCAGAGCTACTGTGCCCTTACAG AGCAACGTGCTGGAGGCGGCTCCGGACATGAAAAGGGAGAGTGAGAAAGAGTGGTACTTTGGTAACGCAGACAAGGAGAGAAGAGGACCCTTCAGTTTTGAAGAA ATGCAGGAGTTCTGGAACACAGGTGTCCTGACAGCAAAGACACGCTGCTGGGCTCAGGGGATGGACGGTTGGCGCCCCCTACAGGCCATTCCTCAACTGAAGTGGTGCCTCCTGGCCACAGGACAGGCAGTAATGAATGAGACTGACCTGGCAACACTAATCCTTAACATGCTCATCACCATGTGTTCCTACTACCCCAGCAG GGACCAGGATAACTCCATTATTCGTCCTTTACCGAGGATCAAGAGGATGATCACTGACAATGCTTGTCTCCCTCACATTGTTCAG ctgctgctgactttTGACCCTATTCTGGTGGAGAAGGTCGCCAATGTTCTGTACTTGGTGATGCAGGACAATCCCAATCTGCAGCGCTTCTATTTAACAGgtgtcttcttcttcatcatgatGTACACAGGCTCCAACGTGCTTCCTGTAGCAAG GTTCCTGAAGTACACTCACCTGAAACAAGCCTTCAAATCCGAAGAG TCAAAGGGTCAGGACATTGTGCAGCGTAGTGTTCTGGGACCAGTATTGCCCGAGGCCATGGTGTGTTATCTGGAGAACTATGAGGCAGAGCGCTTCTCTGAGATATTCTTGGGAGAATTTGACACACCTGAAGCCATCTGGAGCAGTGAGATGAG GCGCATGATGATAGAGAAAATTGCTGCTCATGTAGCTGACTTCAGCCCCAGACTACAAAGCAACACAAGGGCCCTCTATCAGTACTGCCCCATCCCTGTGATCAGCTTCCCTCAGCTGGACAATGAGCTCTTCTGCAACATCTACTACCTCAGGCATCTGTGTGACAGTACCCGCTTCCCCAACTGGCCCATTCGAGATCCT GTGAAGCTGCTAAAAGATACACTTGAAGCGTGGaagaaggaggtggagaagaagCCTCCCTCGATGTCTGTGGATGATGCCTATGAAGTCCTCAACCTCCCTAAAGGACAGGGGCA GGTCGAGGAGAGTAAAATCAGGAAAGCCTACTTCAGACTGGCACAGAAATACCATCCTGACAAAAACCCAGAGGGCAGG GACATGTTTGAGAAAGTCAATAAAGCTTATGAGTTCCTGTGCACAAAGTCTGCCCGAATCCTGGACGGCCCTGACCCAGAAAACATCATTCTCATCCTCAAAGCCCAGAGTATCCTGTTCAACAGACATAAACAAG AACTGGAACCGTACAAATACGCTGGCTACCCCATGCTCATTAAAaccatcaccatggagacagaggatCAGCAGCTTTTCTCCAAaacctcccctctcctccctgccgCCGCTGAACTGGCCTTTCACACTGTCAACTGCTCGGCTCTTAATGCAGAGGAACTGCGCCGAGAAAACGGCATTgaa GTATTGTTGGAGGCTCTTTCTCGATGTGTTGCTGTCTTGACTGCATCCAGCAAGCCTGATGACATGGCTGTACAG GTGTGCGGGCACATCTGTAAGTGCTACAGTGTTGCAGCCCAGTTTGAGGAATGCAGAGAAAAGATCATTGAAATGCCCAACATTATCAGAGACCTCTGTCACATCTTGTACTATGGAAAG GGTCTCCCAAAGACTGCGGCCCTGGCAGTTCAGTGTGTCAGCTCCTTCGCAGTGGATTTCTTCCTCCAGACCCATCTGTACCATGCTGGTGTGCTTTGGCACCTGCTTGTCCACCTCTTCAACTACGACTACACTCTGGAGGAGAGTGGTGTGCAGGCCAGCCAGGACACCAACCAGCAGGAGGTTGCCAACAGCTTGGCCAAGCTTAGTGTGGTAGCCCTGAGCCGCCTGGGAGGCTACATGCAATTGCCACACACCCAAGATGGCAACAACCCTGTTTCAGAGACCAATGGTATAGAGGGCACGCCGCCTGAAAACCCCACCGTCCGCAAGAGCTTAGCAGCCATGCTGACGCCGTACATCTCCAGGAAGCTGGGAGCAGGATCACCTGCTGAG GTATTGAAGCTGCTGAATAGCAACTCAGAAAATCCATACCTGATCTGGAACAACGGAACACGAGCCGAGCTGCTGGAGTTCCTGGAGGCtcaacaggaaggaaacatcAAGAGG TCGGAAAATGATAAAAGCTTTGGTGCAGAGTTTGTATTCAGTGATCACGGCAAGGAGCTCATAGTGGGGGAAATTTTCGTCCGAGTGTACAACGAGCAGCCATCTTTTCCGTTGGAG TATCCCAAAGTGTTTGCCGCCAGTCTGCTTGACTACGTCGGCTCCCAGGCACAGTACCTCCACACTCTGCTGGCCATGAGTCAGAGCAACAAGGTAGAGTCCCAGCAGCATGCTGAGAGGCTTCGCTTCGCCGAGATGGCTTTAGAGGCTCTCCGCAATGTTATCAAGAACAACCCAG GCGCTGAGTCAGAGTGCATCGGCCATTTCAAGCTGCTCTTCTCTCTGTTGCGGGTTCATGGAGCTGGCAGAGTGCAGCAGCTGGTTTTGGAG GTTGTGAATACAGTGACATCAAACCAAGAATGTGTGAGCAACATTGCTGAGTCCCTGGTGTTGTCCAACCTGCTGTTGCTTCTCCACTCACTTCCTTCCA GCAGGCAAATGGTGTTGGAAACCCTTTATGCACTGACATCTAACACAAAGATCATCAAAGAGGCTATGGCCAAAG GTGCTCTCATCTATTTGCTGGACCTCTTCTGTAATTGCACACATCCACAGGTtcgcacacagacagcagagctcttCTCCAAGATGACCTCAGACAAGCTGGTTGGACCAAAG GTGCGCCTGACACTGATGCGTTTCCTTCCTGGTGTTTTCATGGACGCGATGCGAGACAATGCTGAGGCAGCTGTTCACATATTTGAGGGAACGCATGAAAACCCTGAGCTCATCTGGAATGACAACTCAAGGGAGAAAGTGTCCACCACAGTGCGGGAGATGATGCTTGA GCACTTTAAACTGCAAAAGGATAATCCTGATGTGAACTGgaaa TTGCCGGAGGACTTCACAATGGCCTATGGAGCCGGACAGGGCGAGCTTGAAGTTGGTGGTGTATTCTTGCGAATCTTTATTGCTCAGCCTGGCTGGGTGTTACGCAAACCGCGAGAGTTCCTGGTATCCCTCCTGGAAACCCTGACAGAGCTACTGGAGAAGAACAACCCCAAC GGTGAGGCCCTGGAAACCGTtaccacagcagcagtgtgtctgttcaGCGCACAGAGTCAGCTGGCTGACCAGGTTCCCCCTCTGGGTCACCTGCCTCGCGTCCTGGCAGCACTCAACCACAAGAACAACGCGGTGCCCAAGAGTTCCATCCGCCTGATCCACGTCCTCTCAGACAATGAG ctgtgtgtgcgTTCCATGGCTTCACTGGAGACCATCGGCCCCCTAATGGCTGGGATGAAAGCTCGCACTGACATGGCTGGATTGGCCTGTGAAGCCCTTAACCGCATGTTCCAAAAGGAGCAGACTGAACTAGTCGCTCAG GCTCTGAGAGTGGAGCTCGTTCCATATCTCCTGAAATTACTAGAAGGAATCGGCCTGGAGACTTTAGAAAACCCTTCAGCTACAAAGGCCCAGATAGTGAAAGCTCTGAAGTCCATGACTCGCAGTCTGCAGTATGGAGAGCAG GTGAATGAAATTCTTGCAAGGTCCTCGGTGTGGAGTGCCTTCAAAGACCAGAAACACGACCTTTTCATCTCAGAgtctcagactgcaggctacCTGACAG GTCCAGGAGTAGCAGGTTACCTTACAGCAGGAACTGGCACCACAGTAATGCCCAGCGTCCCTCCCCCTGTGGACAACGACATTGGAGACCAAGGCTGA